From Argopecten irradians isolate NY chromosome 12, Ai_NY, whole genome shotgun sequence, one genomic window encodes:
- the LOC138304807 gene encoding dual specificity protein phosphatase 7-like, producing MPCVECMLKMSGEFVSPEGLVDQFGSSDSPLLLDCRSQADFTRSHIKGAINITLPSLMLRRLKKGNLKLSCVIQNNEAKEKFNKLWKSRSVVLYDDCATDPNSNPSSIVELLLKKLNQDGAKTSVLTGGFPSFENRYREHCVGQENVEETIFGLCNLKISDDSGNGTSDSDCDNVNSPTAMSPFPVEVLKYLYLGNARTSADIGQLKKHGIKYILNVTPNVPNKFEEDNDFKYMQIPVADQLSQNLSAFFPEAIAFIDEAREQRHGVLVHCLAGISRSVTVTVAYLMQKQHMSLNEAYDHVKGCKPNISPNFNFMGQLLDFEKTLTGVDSSKGFSSCSALKDSTNTQLVAET from the exons ATGCCTTGCGTAGAGTGTATGCTTAAAATGTCAGGAGAATTCGTGAGTCCTGAGGGCCTTGTCGATCAATTCGGGTCCAGTGATTCTCCCCTTCTCCTAGACTGTCGATCGCAAGCCGATTTTACCAGATCTCACATTAAAGGTGCTATTAACATAACGCTACCTAGCCTTATGCTCCGCCGTTTAAAGAAAGGAAATCTTAAACTGTCTTGTGTCATTCAAAATAACGAAGCAAAGGAGAAATTCAATAAGCTTTGGAAATCCCGAAGTGTCGTGTTATACGACGATTGTGCCACGGATCCTAACTCTAACCCTTCCAGTATTGTCGAACTCTTACTGAAAAAGCTGAATCAGGATGGAGCTAAAACAAGCGTTCTTACCG GTGGTTTTCCGTCGTTCGAGAACAGATATAGAGAACACTGTGTTGGCCAAGAGAATGTGGAAGAGACTATTTTTGGATTGTGCAATTTAAAAATTTCTGACGACTCTGGGAATGGTACATCTGACTCTGACTGTGATAATGTGAACTCGCCTACCGCCATGTCTCCTTTCCCAGTAGAGGTTCTCAAGTATCTCTATCTTGGCAACGCTCGTACCTCGGCAGATATAGGACAGCTAAAAAAGCACGGAATCAAATACATTCTTAACGTTACACCAAATGTACCTAACAAATTTGAAGAGGACAACGACTTTAAATATATGCAGATCCCTGTAGCAGACCAGTTGTCACAGAATCTTTCCGCTTTTTTCCCAGAAGCCATAGCATTCATTG ATGAGGCTCGTGAGCAGAGACACGGCGTGTTGGTGCATTGTCTGGCGGGCATTAGTCGGTCGGTGACAGTTACTGTGGCCTATTTGATGCAGAAACAACACATGAGTCTGAACGAGGCTTACGACCATGTCAAAGGGTGCAAACCAAACATATCTCCAAACTTTAACTTCATGGGACAGCTGCTGGACTTTGAAAAGACCTTAACTGGTGTTGACAGTTCAAAAGGGTTCTCATCGTGCTCAGCCCTCAAAGATTCGACCAACACACAACTAGTGGCGGAGACGTGA